One window from the genome of Faecalibacterium sp. HTF-F encodes:
- a CDS encoding JAB domain-containing protein — protein sequence MAEHKRHQGHRQRMRERVQNYGLDSLAEHEALEYVLYLTNAQKDTNGIAHDLIDRFGDFAAVLEASEEELCTVEGVGPATARMLHLLPQICRYYSRSRTSTTRCIKTTEQMGSYLMAKFAWSDYERAMLVSLDSRKRVRAAVWLREGTSDRVSLEIKSVVAAAIKGGTDTVVLCHNHPNGAAMPSMEDIEATGSIAQALGLVNIYLLDHFILTDTEYFSMRDANRLPIYDFRTGTLFWP from the coding sequence ATGGCAGAACACAAACGGCATCAGGGGCATCGCCAGCGGATGCGCGAACGGGTGCAGAACTACGGGCTGGACAGTCTGGCCGAGCACGAAGCACTGGAATATGTGCTGTATCTCACCAATGCGCAGAAGGACACCAACGGCATCGCACATGACCTCATCGATCGTTTTGGTGATTTTGCGGCGGTACTGGAGGCCAGTGAGGAGGAGCTGTGCACCGTGGAGGGTGTAGGCCCTGCCACCGCCCGGATGCTGCATCTGCTGCCGCAGATCTGCCGTTATTACAGCCGCAGCCGAACCAGCACCACCCGCTGCATCAAGACTACCGAGCAGATGGGCAGCTACCTCATGGCAAAGTTTGCATGGTCAGACTACGAGCGCGCCATGCTGGTGAGTCTGGACAGCCGCAAACGGGTGCGGGCGGCGGTCTGGCTGCGGGAAGGTACCTCTGACCGGGTGAGTCTGGAGATCAAGAGCGTGGTGGCTGCGGCTATCAAGGGCGGCACCGACACGGTAGTGCTCTGCCACAATCACCCCAACGGTGCGGCAATGCCCTCCATGGAGGACATAGAAGCCACCGGCAGCATCGCTCAGGCACTGGGTCTTGTAAACATCTATTTGCTGGACCACTTCATCCTGACCGATACGGAATATTTCTCCATGCGGGATGCCAACCGCCTGCCAATCTATGATTTCAGGACCGGTACATTGTTCTGGCCGTGA